Genomic segment of Passer domesticus isolate bPasDom1 chromosome 4, bPasDom1.hap1, whole genome shotgun sequence:
ttcttttttttttcttttgttttgtaaaaAACACACACAGTGGTTTATTGAGTACTTACAACGTTTACACCTTCAATATTAATTAGATTCCACTTTTTCCCTTACGGACGGAAGTGCACATAACCAATAACTGTTGAAAACATCTTCAAATACTGAACGACCACAACAAAATTACAACACTAAATACCGAGTCAATCGAAACATTGGTGCAACTGCTTCTGTTGAAATATAGCTTTATAATCCCATGAATATTTATATCCAAAAGGCCAAGTATTAAAGATACACTTCACATACACACTAATGCCagggagggatttttttccttttctatggTTCTGTTTTCCCCACGTGTTTTATACAGAGCAAATAACATTCACGAAACATTTAGAGACATTACCCCTTACCAAGATGGAGTTTCCTCTTCATATATGGAAtgctttttccctctccttcaAATATCCACATTTTGGGGGGTTGGGGGAGAAATTGCACATAAATAAACTGGATTATTCCAAATACAAAGAGTCCTCAGAGGAGAGCTCACTACCGAGACTGAGAGGACGGCTCCTCCAGTCCTGCCGTGCTCACTGCTTGAGCTCCAAAGCCCAGACATGCTGCGGCCAGCCAGTCCTCCCTTTGGTTTTCTTATCGTTGCTGCTAACTGTGCTTTTCAAGATTTCGTTCTGGGGAGACAGGATGcgaggggagagagagaaacagaaaggggagaggagagaaaaaaaggttaGATATATTCCTCCCCTTTCTAGGTCGCGTCTGCTCTGCTTCGAGATCCAAAACTACGAGGAGACCCGAGCTCATCGAGGCCTGCGGGCTTCAAGAGACATAACGGGGACCGCCGCGGGAGAAGCCGCGGCCGGCGGAGGCCAATTCCCGCTCCGTGCCACCCCGCTGCAGCCGGAGCGCGGGGCTGGAGGCTCAGAAGCGCCAGCCATCCACGGGGATTGCGAGAGGGCCCCCCATAACCATCTCCTCCCTGAGTGCCGGGAGAAGCTGGCACCGGCACGTACCGGGGCAAAACATCGGACTTGCGGCCAGTAACATGTGCGGGGGTCAATCACACGCGAGCACGCCATGGGGCCTACACGAAATTGGGCTTGCGCTGCCTGGCCTAAGCCGACTGTCCCgttaaaaatcaaaaaagttGAAGCGCGGCGTGCAGAGGCAGGAAAGCCTCTCGCTGCGAACCTCGTATCTGCCGAAGGCTTAAAGCTGGGCTAGGCTTAGCAGGTAATCATGCCTCCACATTTTCATTTAAGAGAGCAGAGGCTTGCCTCCTGCGAGATCACGCTTTGGGATACGGGACAAGCAGCAGCCCGGGAATAACCTCCCCGGGGTGCCCTACTGCGGCAGCTTTTCCCGCGGCTGCTCTCAGCCTCCGGGTCGGATCCGGAGGCCGACGGCCGCTCGCGGCTGTGCACGGTCCCGCTTTTGGCCTGCCGCTACGGCCAGGGAGCGGTGGGACCGAGGTGTCCCCCGTGGACATTCCCCGGCGACTCTGCCCAGCTAGGAGCCGGGTGCGCTCGGATGGGGCGCCGGCGGGCGACCGAGCAGCCTCCCCTCCGCGGCTCCCCCGCCCCGTCCCGCCCCGTCCCGCTCCGAAGCACTGACCagctctttcttcctcttctcttccttcACGTCTGTCTTCTTGATCTCTGCCTTGAAAGCCTCCGCCTCCCCGTTCTGGTCGTCCTTCGCCAGCAGGTCCATGAGGTAGGCGATGTAGCTGGTGGCCAGACGGAGGGTTTTGATCTTGGAGAGCTTGGTGTCTGCGGGCACGTTGGGGATGCACTCCCTCAGCTCCGCGAAGGCGCTGTTGATGCTCTGAGTCCTGCGCCGCTCCTTGCGGTTCGCCGTGCCCCTGCGTTTCACCGGCCGGGGCCCCCCGAGCCCGGGCGGGCCGTTCCCGGGCGGCACCCCCCCGTAATGGGAGTGGTCCATGCCCGGCGCCCCGTTGGCGTACTCAGGGCTGTAGGACAGAGCCATGCTGTAGTCGGGGGGGGACATCTCTGGGTGGCTGCTGATGAGCCAGCCGTGGAAGTAGGGGTTCTCCTCGTGGCCACAGcgggtggcggcggcggcggcggcagcggcggcggcagcgaaAGGGTAGCCCTCATGGTGCACCACCGGGTGGTGGGGGAAGCCGCCCACTAGACTCATCCCCGCTCCCTAGAGCACCCCACCCCGCCCCCCCGGGCCCCAAAACAAAGGCTTCCCCTCCCCGCCCGCCCCCCACCCCCGTCGCAGCGGCGGGAGATGCTGCCCGCCGCTCACCCCTCAGCACTGCCccgctgcccgctgcctctccATAGGGCGCTGCTGCAGAGTCCCCGCGGGTGCCCGAGCGATCCCCCCTCCCcgggctccgccgccgccgctcatGCGTTGtgcctccacctcctcctcctcctcgcccgGGGCCGGGTCTTCGAGGAAGCgcgcacaggaaaaaaaaaaaaaaaaacaacaaaactacGGAGAGATGTCGACCAAAACAAAATGGCTTGgcttcccagcctgggatcttCCTCGCCTCTTGCTTCCCTCCGCTCTCGCCAAGTCCGCGGCGGCCCGGCCGGGTGGTACTTACACGCGGCCCCCCTCCATGCGCCCCCGGCTCGGGGCGGGCGCgctggctctgccctgcgcggcggcggggccgtcAGTGCGGGGCGGGCGCTCGCATCGCTGCCCGCCGCGCCGCGCGGCTCTGCGCCCCCGCGCTCCTCTGGCGCATCCGCGCCGCTCggccgggcgcggcggcggcgggcggcggcggggcactggcagggctCCCCGGCCCGATCTCCATGTACAGCTACATGTTTAGGGCCGCTCGGGTTAATATATGTCGTCAGAAGCGGCGGCCGCCAAtggccggggcgggggcggaGCCCGCCGCCCTCCGCAATAAAACTTTTTGATGTTCGCTCTGCTAATTGCCGAGCTCCTCTTTTAGGATTGGCTGCCCCTCCGCATCCCTAATGTAATTAAAACAAGGGGGGAAAAATTATCATGGAGGCAGAGGTTAATGCAAGTGTTTAGCAGATGCCTTACAGTAaaatctgcattaaaaaaaaaaaaagaaaaaaagaaaaaccccaaacaacaaaaaaaccccatacaaACTCGTTAAAACTTAAATATCGGATAATCTCAAACCAGGTACAGTATGGATCCCAGAAGTTTCTTGGCAAAAGTCTATGTGAAAGCTTGATAAGCTCTGAGGTTGCTTTGGCGAAGTGTTTTGTGCCGGTCCGGTAGAGGAACAAATAAAACCGGCTTCGGAGGGCACTTCATCGATGCCCGGCTGCTACAGGCATGCCCCAGCAGCGCTCGTATTGCTGGCTAATACACACCACAATATCACTGGTTTCCGTGAGGAGGGAGGCGAAGCGGCTCTGCCTCGCCTGTCACCCGGCTTGCGACCCGGGTTAGCACGGGCTGGCTCGGGCTGCGCGCCTCCTGGCTGACCGAGGCAGGGGAGCGCGCGGGGCTTGGACCGGGATGGTTTTGAAAGAATTGTTTTGAGACTTCAACAATAAGTCCGACTCTAACTGATTCTTTTCCAGCTTACTGCCTGCGCCTGTGCACCTCCAGCAGCCTTCACCCGAGTGACTGACGCGCCTGAAATCGGGTTCATGCTTCTTGAGCTGGTATGATCGGTAAGTAACCGAATATTTTTTACAGCATGTTCCGAGCTAATTTTCTAGCTTTTACtaacaaatatataaatatttctcaGCATTCCTGCTTCTGCAATAAAAAAGACCAGCATCTGCGGAAAGCAGGTTTAGTTATCGAAAGGGAGTAGTTAAATGTTTGCTTAACAGCCAGGCCAAGGAGGAAATCTCCTGTAGCTATTTAGGTGCTTTGCTTCAGCAAGCTTGAAGatattacaaaagaaaaatggatCTCAAGCTGTAACTGGTGGATAACTAGGAAGCGAGGTACATTTGTTGTCATCCTCAAATGGAGCCGAGCATTACTAAATAGCTGCGAAATACCAAATACCCACTCTTACTTGTGCTGGCTGACGCCTAGGCTGATTCGGCGTATATTGTAATGCAGTTCTACAATATAGGCAGTGTGGAAAACTGTGTCAACAGGAGCTGAGAGGTCATAaattaaagaaagagaaagatagAGATGGAGGAGTCTGCGAAAGAAGGCAGCAAGAACTGTGGTCCAATTTCTGCAGCAGCTTAATGCGCTCTCCGGCccctcagcagaggctgtgggggcacctcgggGAAAGCGCTGGGTGGTGGGAAGAGGGCGAAAATCAACTCGATGCCCGGGGAGAAGAGGCAGGATGAGCTCGGGCGGTCCCGGCGTGGAGAGGGCTGCCGATGGTACACGGCGGCTTGCTGTGACCCGGGCGCTTTGCGAGTGCGTCTGCGGGCTCTCGGCGGGGAATGCCCTGCGGGCAGCGCACGGATGAGGCCGGCCGCCAAGGAGCAGCCTGCTGCGCTACGCGGGAGCTGCTTCGTCGGGGGAATGCTAAAGGCGAGGAAGAGTGCCGGCCCCGAGGTCCGGCAGGACGGGGAGTGTGGAGTCGGACCTAGAGAGGAGACGTGCACGGAGCACAGACATGCAGGCGAAGGTTTTTATAAGCATATACACATATGCGAGAGCGTCTGGGTGTAAACTGAGTACGAAAGTGAAAAACTAGTCCAGATGTAGAATTGatgtatatacacatatatcTTATACGTACACACACATGCTTGTAGCCAGCTGATGGATATCTGTATCTATATATGCACAAGCACACGTGTATATATTGTGTTATCCCAAGGAAAGAATGTGCCTGCAGTCCTTTAAATGTAAGGAAGGCCGTGGGCAGACCGcgcaggcagagccctggagcGGCCAGGCAGCGTGTCCCCGCCGCTTGGGATGTCTGCAGGGCGCAGCTTGGAAATCCACCCAGTTTCTGCAGCGGTTCTCCAGCTTTGTTTTGCTGCGATATATTCTTGATGGGAAGAAGAAGTGGACATTGTCAAGGCCGGAAAGTTATACTGGCTTGCAAACGGGCGTGTGTTTCTTTACACGCTCCCTGTTTTTGTACGAGCTTTGCGATGCACTGCAGGTTAGACTGCAGCTGTGACAGTCTCTGTGACAAGACACTACTGCCGCTCTGATAGCATCTCTGATGATGAAGGAAACGGAAAACATGAGACAGAGAAAAAGTAATGAAATATACGGGAGATATCGATCAGAACACCAGTCTCCAAAGCTAGCGTCGTGATTGCTTAATTAACTTTGGAGAAAGAGGATCTCTAGATAAAGCACCCAGAAGgatcttatatatatatatttccctCTTATCCCAGCAGTTATTTATGAGTTTTATTAAGCGAGTTTTAGAGCAAATGCAACTCTCTTGTCCTCCTTCAGCTTTTAAATGCTCAGGATTTCCCATCATGGGTTGTAGCCTTTTCTGTTTGATCCACGCATTGAAAAACTCTGCAGCTCAAAGTACCTTTCCCAATACTATGCTCAAAGTCCGCTAAAAGCACAATCATTTTACTAATCTTACACTTAATTATTTGATTAGAATTCTTTTTTTGTGCACAAATCAtatggttaaaaaaaaccccaaacaaaccaagaaaaaaacagaaaagaaaaagaaaccctaGTCTTATGTCACTTTATTTCCCTGCCAAAATAGTTGCATGTTAGGCGGCGATTTATTTGGATTCTGCTGCCAAACAGGACTCTCCTAGCTTGCTATAATAAAGAAAGTTTGGTGGAGACCGTGCCGAGGCTGGTTTTCTCTTCCTTCACCcgcctttaaaaatatattttattttattttctcggCAATCGGTGTGTGTGGGGAGGCTGTATCATCAGGCTGTGCCCTGCGGCTCCTGCCTCTCCAGCCCCGCAGCCCTCCGCGGGGCCGAGCgggaggcaggggctgcccttGCCCCCCGGTGGGTGCCCggcgggggccggggctgcggccggagccgcggcggggggcggcgggccgGAGCCCGCTCCGCGCCGCCGGGGCCACCCGCTGCCCGCCCCGGCGCTCGGTCGCCGCCGCGCCGCTTATCGCCAGGTCACTTCTCTCCTCCGGGCCAagagcagggtgggagctgGGATAACAGAACAATAGAGCTGTGCtcccccctcctccctcccgGGCTTGTGTGAATTAAGCTAAATTGCAAATTAAGCTAATTTCTCCGAATCAGTCGGGGAAAACCGTATGGAAACGGGGAAGGGATGCCGACGCTGGGTGGTCGGAAACCCACATCTGCTGGGGACTCCCGGGCTGGCTGACCTGGGAACACTGCACTGGCCAGGCCCTGCGAGGAGCAGGCCAGGGGCAGAGAGGCGCCTCACCGGTGCCTGGGCAGCGAGCCCGCTCATTCGCTTCTGGACCGCACCTTCCTTTTGAGGAGCGTCCGAAACCGCTGGGAGGATTGTGGGGACAGGGCAGCGGCGGGAGCCGCAGCCGCCACTGGGGTGCCCGGTACCGACGCCAGGCGTACCCATTCCTGCTCCGTACAGCAGCACCGGGATCTCCTTCCATAATTTTCATTAAAGCCAAGAAATAATCAGACACACGAAAGCACCCCAAGGACACCCCGTCCTTTGCTTTTGAGGCGCTGCCCTGGCCGTGCAGCTCTCTCGGCGTCTCTCCTTTTCCGCAGCTCCCTAAGAACGGGGGTGCCGATTCTCCTTTCTCCCGGCTGCCCACCGCATCGCTCAGCCGCCCGGTGCACGGCTCGAAAAGCCGAGACGGGCTTGAATTTATAGAGTGCATGATGTCATTGACCCGGGACCAAACGTATCAGAAAGGGGTATCATTCTCGGATGGATTCGGGGATGCTGAAGCATCCTGTGTCCCAGGGATGCCATGCATCCTATACCTGGGGCGTCGCTTAGGAGTTACTGAAAGAGCACAAACATGCAAGAAAAGGGATTTTTGAAAAAAGGCACTGAGAAATATGATTTGGAGGTCAACCTGTCAGTGCGGGTTAATGAAAAGGACTTGTGCCTAATAGGCCTGGCTTGCACCCTCTCTTGTGCTCACACAACCTGTATTTCAAcgcccagggcagagggagggatcGGGCCCAGCAGGCCCGAATTAATCGCTGCCCTTGGAGGTGAAGGAACCCTGGTTTACGTTACTATTATCGGTAATGAACGCCCACATATTTCAGGCATGATAATCTCGCAGCCGttgtgtattaaaaaaaaaagaaaaaaaaagaagaaaaaaaaaaagaaaaaagagaaaaaagaaaaaagaagatcAGGGATGAGAAAAAACCAAGACACCAAGACACTGACCAATTCGTAAGTCGCAATGATTGGCAGTAAGCGCGGGACCCCTACGCGTTTTACCACTGCATGTGCAAGCAATTATTCGAGGATTGCTTATATTTGTGACTGAGCATCCAGAGTTGCATttagaccctggacaggaatcagggaaagaaaagaaaaacataacgAGTTCCAACCAAGAGCTCGTCTTTGTCAGAAGAATAGTAATAAAGACCTTACAAAATTCTGCAGTGAACACAGTGTGTCTCTATTTATTGGAATTGTTACGTGCATCTCCCATACATGCATGCATGTGTAAACACAAACACGCATACAGAAAAACACGCTATTTTCCCCACTTAATATTTGTTTGTATTCCCGGGAAAGAACATCTTAATTTGCTCTTGAGCTCGACTCTGATGAAATAGCTCGCGAATGTAATTGCCTTCATTAACGAATATTTTGTCGTCCAGCATCTGAAGTTCAGACggtggaggaagaggaaggctAGGCTGGCATCGTTTTGTGTTTAGATTAACAAAAATCTACACTTCTATTGTCATTCTTCATGGAAAGTCTCCATTTAACGAGGCTGGGGTTTAAGAAGCCTACATAGATCAAAGGTAACCTCGCTTGGCTTAAGAGAAAAatccctctggagcagtgaaaatTAGCCGCAATTTGGCCCTAACTACTCTGCCCAAAATGTCGGTGTCGTCCTGCCGGTGTCCCTTATCTGCGCTGCGCCCCGCTCCCGCTGCCCGGGTTCGGCTGCAACACACGGGCTCGTCCGAAAATCCAGCAGCTCAGTCCTACAAATGTCGGCTGCACACTTGTTGCAAGCATCAGCCCGTACCGCAATTCCTATATGCGTATCTCGGTGTAATTGATCTGGCTGAGTGAGGTCTTTTTGGTAATTTGGATACACCAAGTCTCCAGTTAATGACATATAATCAGCCTTTAGGTCACTTGGTCATTCTCTTATTACAAACCCCTCCTGCTCTCTCTGATCTCCTTTCAAACTAAATTTCACACAAACAAATAAAGCAAGACAGGGACAAGTCCTTAAAATGCAAGAGTGAAATATTGGAGAATTGCTCTTGGAGAAgtataaacattttttaaaagaaaaaagcgAAAAGATAGGACAGAACATCTTATCGAGAAAGAGAGCATTGTGTACAAAACACGGAGGGAAAACCAGTCTGGCTTGTGTTAA
This window contains:
- the HAND2 gene encoding heart- and neural crest derivatives-expressed protein 2 → MSLVGGFPHHPVVHHEGYPFAAAAAAAAAAATRCGHEENPYFHGWLISSHPEMSPPDYSMALSYSPEYANGAPGMDHSHYGGVPPGNGPPGLGGPRPVKRRGTANRKERRRTQSINSAFAELRECIPNVPADTKLSKIKTLRLATSYIAYLMDLLAKDDQNGEAEAFKAEIKKTDVKEEKRKKELNEILKSTVSSNDKKTKGRTGWPQHVWALELKQ